In the genome of Dermacentor variabilis isolate Ectoservices chromosome 5, ASM5094787v1, whole genome shotgun sequence, one region contains:
- the LOC142583655 gene encoding sulfotransferase ssu-1-like, whose protein sequence is MAVEVRPRPNGPLYVDVDGLRLNKRFSPTVVRNALRYSAAASDKFLLSYPKCGTHWAQQIAYLVDHRGVPPVDTLQLHMYGPSLEKFGAETLAQLPNRGFIRTHLPYDFVPKHPQARYVYVCRNPKDVCVSFFYHTKALPECDFVNGKFEDFFEIFLEGKTDFGDYFEHVLPWYERRGDDNVLFLNYEDMKSDPRKHVLKMAAFMNRERYDELLQNESMLADVLKFSSSEYMKSPASAGPRPQSKTCSSKADVPQIMRQLFETPGAIRQVSGVVRSGRTGGWKEHFTPEMNERMERKIREKFSQTDLVSLWRHYGVL, encoded by the coding sequence ATGGCCGTGGAAGTTAGACCACGCCCAAACGGGCCCCTGTACGTCGACGTCGATGGCTTGCGGCTCAACAAGCGCTTTTCGCCAACGGTGGTGCGCAACGCCCTGCGTTACAGTGCTGCGGCGAGCGACAAGTTCCTGTTGTCGTACCCAAAGTGCGGCACCCACTGGGCGCAGCAGATCGCTTATCTCGTCGACCACCGTGGTGTCCCGCCCGTCGACACTCTGCAGCTTCACATGTACGGACCTTCGCTCGAGAAGTTCGGCGCCGAGACGCTGGCACAACTTCCCAACAGAGGGTTCATTCGCACTCACCTGCCGTACGACTTCGTACCGAAGCACCCGCAGGCCAGGTACGTGTACGTGTGCCGAAACCCAAAGGACGTCTGCGTGTCCTTCTTTTACCACACGAAAGCGCTGCCTGAGTGCGACTTCGTGAATGGCAAGTTTGAAGACTTCTTCGAGATTTTTCTTGAAGGTAAAACTGACTTCGGCGACTACTTCGAGCATGTGCTGCCGTGGTACGAACGCCGCGGAGACGATAACGTGCTGTTCCTGAACTACGAGGACATGAAGAGCGACCCTAGAAAACACGTGCTCAAGATGGCTGCGTTCATGAACAGAGAGCGCTACGACGAGCTTCTGCAGAACGAAAGCATGCTGGCAGATGTCCTAAAGTTCAGCAGTTCCGAGTATATGAAAAGCCCGGCCTCTGCTGGTCCCAGGCCGCAATCGAAAACTTGCAGTTCGAAGGCCGACGTCCCGCAGATAATGCGGCAGCTGTTTGAAACGCCCGGTGCAATACGGCAAGTCAGTGGTGTTGTTCGTTCTGGGCGCACGGGTGGCTGGAAGGAGCACTTCACGCCAGAAATGAACGAAAGGATGGAAAGGAAAATACGCGAGAAGTTTTCGCAAACTGATCTAGTTTCTCTCTGGAGGCACTATGGCGTTCTTTAA